A single genomic interval of Armigeres subalbatus isolate Guangzhou_Male chromosome 1, GZ_Asu_2, whole genome shotgun sequence harbors:
- the LOC134207439 gene encoding uncharacterized protein LOC134207439 — MNLKANEERVLGMVWKPSEDVFTFELNLKEEMQNIVVNKGVPTKRQVLRTIMSLFDPLGLVAHFVVHGKLIMQQIWRAGLDWDEEINGEILVDWRRWSRLLMKITEVNVPRCFYSGSEIRYESSQIHIFVDASENAYACVAYLWSICNGVPRCTLIAAKTKVAPLKPLSIPRLELQAALLGSRLLDTICKALTITISARFLWTDSSTVLAWLKSETRRYHQFVGFRVGEILTTTTINDWRKVQSKLNVADQATKWKEEPSFNQADWWYTGPHFLADSEANWMKDTPVDFSTTEDMRTSFLYHRCLSPTHTLLEVERFSKWTRLLRSTAYVVRAAKRFLGLKVTGTLTQQELLSAEDLLWRQAQMEAFPDEYATIKYNNQHPEKESRLLEKSSLLFKMSPMLNNNGVLRMNSRMVAAPIISTDLKYPVLLPKEHRITMLLVESYHIRFLHGNNETVFNELRQRFQIPHLRALVTRVAKQCQHCRVLKATPQAPMMAPLPTIRLTPFIRPFTHTGLDYFGPVLVKQGRGTVKRWIALFTCLSIRAVHLEVVHSLSTQSCVMAIRRFIARRGSPATFCSDNGTNFVGASNMLKEQLRSINASCATTFTNSVTR; from the coding sequence ATGAACCTGAAAGCGAATGAAGAGCGAGTGCTTGGCATGGTATGGAAACCATCAGAGGATGTCTTTACGTTCGAGTTGAACTTGAAGGAGGAAATGCAGAACATTGTTGTGAACAAGGGTGTACCCACCAAGCGCCAAGTCTTGCGTACGATCATGTCTTTGTTCGATCCGTTGGGACTGGTTGCGCACTTCGTAGTCCACGGAAAGTTAATTATGCAACAAATCTGGAGGGCCGGTCTGGATTGGGACGAGGAGATCAATGGAGAAATTCTGGTAGATTGGCGTAGGTGGAGCAGACTGCTGATGAAGATAACGGAAGTGAACGTGCCAAGGTGTTTCTACTCGGGTAGCGAAATCAGATACGAGAGTTCCCAGATTCACATTTTTGTGGACGCCAGCGAGAACGCATACGCCTGCGTAGCGTACCTATGGAGCATTTGCAACGGGGTCCCGCGATGTACGCTAATAGCAGCCAAAACGAAAGTAGCGCCACTAAAGCCATTGTCGATCCCACGGCTGGAGTTGCAAGCGGCTCTTCTAGGGAGCCGTCTCTTGGACACCATCTGCAAGGCGTTGACTATTACAATCTCAGCACGATTCCTCTGGACAGATTCATCAACTGTTTTGGCGTGGCTGAAATCTGAGACGCGAAGGTATCACCAATTCGTTGGCTTCCGAGTGGGAGAGATCTTAACCACGACTACCATCAACGATTGGCGAAAAGTTCAGTCCAAGCTGAATGTGGCTGATCAAGCGACGAAATGGAAAGAAGAACCGAGCTTCAACCAAGCGGACTGGTGGTATACGGGTCCCCACTTCCTAGCGGATTCGGAGGCGAACTGGATGAAAGATACGCCTGTAGATTTTTCAACAACGGAAGACATGCGAACATCATTTTTATATCATCGCTGCCTATCTCCAACACACACCCTCCTAGAGGTGGAAAGATTCTCCAAATGGACGAGATTACTTCGAAGTACAGCATACGTTGTAAGAGCAGCCAAACGATTTCTCGGCCTGAAGGTAACGGGTACATTAACGCAGCAGGAGTTGCTGAGCGCGGAAGATTTACTGTGGCGACAAGCACAAATGGAAGCATTTCCGGATGAATACGCTACAATCAAATACAACAACCAACACCCAGAGAAAGAATCACGGCTACTGGAAAAGTCAAGCTTGCTTTTCAAGATGTCACCGATGCTGAACAACAACGGAGTACTCAGAATGAATAGTCGTATGGTGGCGGCGCCAATAATATCTACGGATCTAAAATACCCGGTTCTCCTGCCTAAGGAACATCGAATAACAATGCTGCTCGTTGAAAGCTACCATATCCGCTTTCTACATGGAAACAACGAAACAGTTTTCAACGAGCTAAGACAACGTTTCCAGATCCCACATCTTCGTGCGCTTGTAACGAGGGTAGCCAAGCAGTGTCAACATTGTCGTGTGCTGAAGGCAACTCCCCAGGCGCCAATGATGGCACCACTGCCAACCATTCGACTAACACCATTCATCAGGCCGTTCACACACACCGGACTTGATTATTTCGGACCTGTTCTAGTGAAGCAAGGACGCGGTACAGTCAAGCGATGGATCGCCCTATTCACGTGCTTGTCCATCAGAGCGGTGCACCTCGAAGTTGTGCACAGCCTATCAACCCAGTCCTGTGTGATGGCCATTCGGCGTTTCATTGCACGTAGAGGCTCACCTGCTACATTCTGTTCAGATAACGGGACCAACTTTGTGGGTGCTAGCAATATGTTGAAGGAACAGCTGCGATCTATAAACGCAAGTTGTGCAACGACATTTACGAATTCGGTTACAAGGTGA